ACGACGCCCAGCCCGCGGGCGGTGTCGGCGGGCACGAGCAGCACGTATTTGGGGAAGAAGGGCGCCCAACTGGCGGCGACGATGCGGCCGACGGCGAACCCGATTAGGCCCAGTCCGACGGCCTGCTGCAGGATCATGCCGGCAATGGTGCGGTTGCGGGTGCCGATGAGTTTGAGCACGGCGATCTCGCGGATCTTGCCGAGGGTGAGGGTGTAGATGATGAAGGCCACGATGGCCGCGCTGACGAGGGCGAGGATGACGAGGAAGAGGCCGATCTGGCGGGCGGAGGTGGCGATGAGTTTGCGCACCAGGAGATCCTCCATCTGGGCGCGGGTGTAGACTTCGAGACGCTGCCAGCGGCGGATGGGCGCGGCGGCCGTTTCGGGATTGATGCCGGGAGTCAGGCGCACCAGGATGGCGTTGACCGAGTTGGTGGTGGTTTGGGTGCCGAGGATCGCGGCGAGCAGGCCCGGCACGCCCGGCCGGTTGAGTTCCGGGTTGGCGGTGGTACGACGGCGTTGTTGCAGGATGGCGTCGTTGTCTTTGAGGAATTGTTCGGCCTGGGCGTCCTTGAGGGGGATGAAGATCATGGGATCGCCGGCCGACGAGACCATGCGGCGCGTGAGGCCGACCACGTCGTAGGTATGGCGGCGCAGGGTGATGCGGTCGCCGATCCGCAGACCGGAGGCGACGTCGGCAATGGCCTCGTAGTGGGCGCGGGTGAGGTGTCGCCCGGCGATGAGAAATCCCGGGTGGCCGGGAGCGTCGGGTCCGCCGGGCACGACGCCTACCACCATGGCGCGTACGTCGCGTCCGCCATGACGCACCTGCATGGTGAGGTAGGTGACGTTGGCGGCGGCGTCCACGCCGGGCAGGGCGAGCACGCGGCGGTAGAGGTCGTCGGGCAATTGGGACGGTTCCGCGTAGGGGCCGAGGGTGCCGTGCTGCACGACCCAAAGATCGGCTCCGCTGTTGTCGAGCAGGGCCCGGCCGTCGGCCACGAGTCCGCGGTAGACGCCGGCCATGGTGAGGGTGACGCCGATCAACAGCCCGAGGCCCACGCCGGTGAAGACGAACTTGCCCCAACTGTGCAGGATGTCGCGGCCGGCGAGATTGATCATGGCCGACTGGCAACGAGGGTGGAGACGACCTGCACCCGAGAGCGGGTGTCGAGGGGGGATTGGCTGTAGGTCACGACGAGGCGACCCGGCGTCGGACCGTTGAGCAAAACCGTTTGACCGTCGAGATCGTGGCCGCCGGTGCGCACGGGGATGAAGGCCAGCGCACCGTCTTCCCATTGCCACACCCCGAGGTGGCCGCCGTGCCGCCGCAGCGCGGCATGGCTCACAACCGGCGCGGCGGGCAGGGCGGGCAGCGTCACGGTGACCTCGCCCAGTTCGCCGAGTGGCGGCAGCGGGTGGGGCGGGGCGTCGAAAACGACCTTGGCGAGCACCTCCTCGGTGATGGTGTCCGCCACGGGTTCAACCCGCAGGACCCGCCCGGTGAGGACGCGGCGCGTTTGGGAGTGCAGCACGATCTGGGCGGGCAGACCGGGGTGGAGACCGGCGGCCAGCGATTGGTCAAAACGAACATTCATCCACAGCGATTGGGGATCGATGAGTTCGATCACGGGCTGGCCGGCGACGACGGTGGTGCCCGCTTCGACATGGCGGGCGATGACCAGTCCGTCCACGGGTGCGACGAAGCGCAGATCGGCCTGCTGTTGGCGCAGCACCGCGAGATCTGCCGTGACCCGGGCGATCTCGTCGCGGGCGACCGCCTGCTGGGCGCGAGCGCTGGCAACGGCGGCGGCGGCGATGCGGCTGGCCTGCTCGGCGGTGTCCAAGTCCTCCTGGCTGACGGTCTGTGTGGCGAACAAGGCCCGCTGACGCCGCAGTTGTAGTTCGGCGAAGTCCTGGCGGGCGCTCGCCTCCGCGATGCGGGCTTCCGTCTCGGCCAAAGCGGAGTGCGCGCGGGCGAGCAGTGCTTCCTGCGCGTTGACACGATGATTGAAGCCCACCGGGTCCATCTCGCCCAGCACCTGGCCGGCGTGGACGAGGTCGCCAACATCGACCGTGAGGTGGAGGACGCGACCAGGCAGGGTGGGACCGATCTTGTGCCGGAGACGGGCCTCGACGGTGGCGATGCCAAAGAGCGTGGGTTGCACGGATTGCTCCGTGACGGCCGCCGTCACGACGGGCACGGCGGCGAGCGGACCGGTGCGCAGGGCGGCATAGAAGAACGCGCCGAGCAGCGCGAAGATGGCGCCAAACAGGGCCAACGAACGACGACGATGGGGCGAGAGTTTCATGGCGAAGAGGGCAGGAGACTGCGCCGCAGCAGGGCAAAGACGGTCGGGCCGCTCGACCGCAGTTGGCTGGGTTTGCCGCTGAGCAGGGATTGCATGACGAGACCCTGGATCGTGCCGATAAACACGGGCGCGATGACGACGGGATTAAGCGAGGGATCGATTTCAGCGTTGGCCTGACCGCGTTCAATCACCGCGCGGATGCGCGTGGCGTAGGCTCCGAGTAAGCTGCGCACCGCGATCTTCGCGGCCGTATCCTCCGCGCGCTGCAGCTCGGCAAAAATCAATCGCGGCACTCCCGGGTGGCGTGCCACAAACTGAAGGTGGGCCAGAAACATCGCCTCCAGAGTGGCGAGGGCCGCGCCGGGGGTGTTGGCTTTGTCCAGAGTCGCGAGCAGCTGTTCGGCGACCCACGCCATGACGGACTGCCACAAGGCCTCCTTGGTGGGAAAATGGCGAAACAGAGCCCCCTGAGTGAGCTGCATCTCCGCCGCGATGGCGGCGGTGGTGATCTCCTCCGGGTTGCGGCGCGCCGCCAGATCGATCACCGCCGAGACCGTGAGCGCCCGCCGTTCATCGGCGGGCAGGTGGCGGGAGGGGGAATGCACCGTTGCGGCGGGCGGGTGGGAAGTCGGGCGTGGCATAAAGTAAGTAAGTAAATACTAACAAATGGACGCCGGTCAAGCCTGCGCAGCAAATATGCCTGGGGTTCGTGATCGGCGGAGCGTCGTAATCGCGCGATCCGGCCCACCTCGGCAGTTCCGGAACGTCTACGGTCGAGTTGAATCGGGGTTGTCGTCGAACTCGTGGGCGAAACAGGCCGGACTGGCAAATCCACCGGTATTTTCTCCGGCGGCATTGGCGTCGTAGTCGTCGCCGTTTGTATCGTAGGCGGCGTAGCACGCTTCACAAAGTGGAATTCCGGCGACGAGCACGGAGGCGGGGGTGGGGCAATGGCGGCAGGTGGACGGGGTTTTCATCGGGTCATGGGGCCGTGGATACGGAGGTCGTCGGTGGTGTCCGTCGTCTCGGTCCAGCCGAGGCGCGCGGCGATCCGACGGCGCCAGCCGTCGGGCAGGGGCAGGGTGAGCGCGGAGGCAAGGTCGCCGATCGAGGCGGACTCGTGATAAAGCAACGCGGTGAGGCGACGGATCGGCCAGCGCGGATGCGGGCGGGCGAGGCAGGTGAGGCTATCGCCGACGGCCACGGAGCCCGGTTTCAGGACGCGGGCATACCAGCCGGTGCGCAGGGTGGCATGCACGCGTTGCACCATGTCCGGCACGTCGAAGCGATCGGCCAGTTTCCAGCAGGGCTGGCGGCCCTGAGTGATTTCCAGCGTGACCTGTTTACCGACACGCCAGCGGTCGCCGAGGCAGACGTCGGACTCGCTGAGGCCGGCGACGGCGAGGTTTTCGCCAAACGCGCCGGGGCGGTTGAGGCGCGGGAGGGGGCCGAGCTCGGTCCGCCAGGCGGCGTAGTGATCGATGGAATACAGAAGCACGGCTTTGTCGGGACCACCGTGGACGCGGCGGTCGGCCTGCTCGTCGCCGAAGAGGCCGAGGGCTTCGATCGCGACCGGGCCGGCGACCGGTTTCTTGTCGATGGCGCTGCTCGCGCCGGGGCGCGAGAGGGGCGCGATGCGGCCGGTGAGCACGTGGCGGAGGTGTCCGATGGGCGCGGGCATGATGGGTTCTGGAGTGAAGGCCACCGGGGCGACCGGCAAGGGAAGCGAACGAAAAGACGGGGTGGGCTTGATGCAGATCAAGGGTTCGGCGGGACGACCTTGCCGGTTGCGGCGGCGGAGCGTGGTTTTGAGTCGGCGCCCTGCGGAAATGGGTCCGCGGCTGCCGTCTGCTAATCATGATCGTTTCTCCAACCGAAGTCACCGTGGGTGAACTGGTGCGCGCCGTGCCGGCGCGAGCCCGCGTTTTTGAAAAGCTGCGCATCGATTATTGCTGCGGCGGAAAGAAGCCTTTGGCCGAGGCGTGCGCGCAGCGCGGGCTGGATGCGGCGACGGTGCTGACCATGCTGGAAGCGATCGAGCTCGGCGAGGCGGGCGTTGTGAATGCCGACGCTCTGTCAATCGGTGAACTGTGTGAACACATCGAACGCAGTCACCATGACTATCTGCGACAGGAGTTGCCGCGGCTGGATTTCATGACGCGCAAGGTCGCGGCGGTGCATGGCGCGGAGGAACCGCGCCTGATGGAGATCCGGCAAGTGTTTGAAGGCTTTGCGGCCGAGATCGTGCATCATACTCATGACGAGGAGCAGGTGGTGTTTCCGCGGTTGCGCGCCATCGAGAGTCCGGAGGGGGCGGGGGTGACGCCGGACGAGTTGCGGGGAATTTTTGCGCAGTTGGAGGAGGAGCACGACGGGGCCGGCGCGGCGCTGGAGAAGTTCCGCGCGTTGACCGACGACTTCACGCCGCCGGAGTGGGCCTGCAACACGTTCCGTGCGCTCTACGATTCGCTACACCAGTTGGAGCGCGACATGCACCAGCACGTGCACAAGGAGAACAATGTGCTGTTCCCGCGCGCCCTGGCGGCGCTGGGAAACTAAGGCGATGATGAACGAGTCACCGTCGTCATCACCGGCCCTCGTCACGCCGGCGGAGCATCAACCGTCGGCTTGGCTGACGGTGGATCTGCCGGTCGTGGCGCGGCACGTGCTGGTGGTGCGCCGCCGCCGCCTGCGCGCCGTGCTCGCCGTAGTGGCCGGAGGGCTGCGGGGGCGGCGGGATCGGCTGGCGCGCGAATGGTGGCGACTGCGACGAGAGATCGCCACACACTTGGCGGTCGAGCGGGCATGGCTCGGGCGGACGGCCGAGATGCCCACGCCGACGCAGGTAGCGATGGCGGCACGCGAGCATGAAGGGCTGTTGGATGCCTATACCGGATGGCGGGCGAGGCTGGAAGCGGAGGGCGGCGAGCGGTGGCGGACGCTACGGTTGGCCGTGCGACGGCTCGGGCGGGAGTTGGAGGAGCAGATTTATTGTGAGCAGGTGCTTCTGTTTCCGCGGCTGCGGGCGTTTCGGGCGATAGCCCGTGATGCCATCCAGGAGGGCGAAACGTGAGTGAGGATTTGCAGGCGCTGAAGTTGCGGGCCTTGGATGCGGCGGAGAACGCGATCATGATCACGGACTGCGACGGGATCATCCTTTGGGTGAATCCGGCGTGGGAGCGGTTGACCGGCTACCCTGCGGCTGAGGCGGTGGGGCAGACGCCGCGGATTCTCAAATCGGGTGTGCAGGATGCGGCTTTTTACGAGGGATTCTGGCGGACGGTGCTGGCCGGTAAATCGGTGAAGGGCGAGGTGGTCAACCGGCGCAAGGATGGCAGTCACTACACCGAATTGGAGACCATCACGCCGGTGCTGGATAAGGCCGGGCGGGTGTCGCACTTCATCGCGGTGAAGCAGGACATCACCGAGTCGCGCCGGGTGGAGGAAAACCTGCGTCAGACGCAGAAACTCGAGGCTCTGGGCCACCTGGCGGGTGGCGTGGCGCACGATTTCAACAACCTGCTCACGGTGATCCGCGGGCAGGCGCAATTGGCGGCGCTGGAGCGAGGGGTGGGTGAAGCATTGCGGGGGAGTCTGGAGGAGATTGAGCGGGCGGCCGACCAGGCGGCGAGTCTTACGCGGCAGTTGCTGGTCTTCAGTCGGCGCCAGGCGTGGCAGCCTGCGGTGTTTGATGTGGCGCAGACCCTGCGGAGGGCGTCAAGACTGTGGACGCGTCTGGCTGGCGACCACATCCGTTGCGAACTGGATATCGAGCACGATCCAGTGGCGTGGCAGGTGAGGGGGGACGAGTCGATGATCGAGCAGGTGGTCATGAATCTGGTGGTCAATGCCCGGGATGCGATGCCGGCGGGAGGTTCGATCAATATCCGGGCACTTCGCCGCGAAGCGACGGGCGAGGAGGTGCGGGATGGCGTGGCGGTGGTTGGCTCCGCCGGCATGGTGGTGGAACTGGTCGTGGCGGATGCGGGCACCGGCATGCCGCCCGAGGTTTGCGAGCGAGTCTTTGAGCCCTTTTTCAGCACCAAGGGGCCGGGGAAAGGCACGGGTCTGGGATTGGCCACGGTGTATGCCGTGGTGCGTCGTCATGGTGGAGCGGTGCGCATCGCCAGCGAGGTCGGTCGTGGCACCGTGGTGACCGTGGTCCTGCCTCTGACGGAGGAAGCCATCCCGGAGTCGGTCGGGAGAGTCGCGGAGGGCACGACGGACCTCGGCGCGGTTTCGGTGTGGGTGGTGGAGGATGACCTGGCGGTGCGGCGCTTCGTGCGGGACACCCTGGTGCGGCAAGGCGCGGTGGTGGCGACGTTCGGCTCCGGCGACGAGGCCTACCGAGCCTGGCAGCGGCGTCACTTTCAGGTGGATTTGATTCTGACCGATATTGGTCTGCCGGGGCACCTCAACGGGGCCGATCTGGCGGAACAGATATGGCGGGATCGACCGGACCTACCCGTGATCGGAATGAGTGCCCGGTCGGAGCTGGTGGAGGTGTTTGAACGGGCGGAGCGGCGGGGGGCGTTCTTGGCCAAGCCTTTTTCGCCGACTGCCCTGCAGGCGACGGTCGCACGCGTCATGGCGAACGACCGGGATCGCAAGAATCGCTGAGCCTCGAACAAGCCGTGCGGCGCGGAGGCTGCGTCGCTTGTGCTAGTTTGCAAGAATGGCGATGAAGTTGACCACGTGTTTGGACCGGGGCCGCGCCCGGATTTCAGGGGATTGGCAGCGGCTACTTTCGCACGCGCCCACCGGCAATCCGCTGGCGGAGCCGACGGCCCTGTATCACCTGATCGAGCCGACCCTTGCGCGCTTTCGGGAGCGCCTCGATATGATTGAGTTCCGCGAACAGAATCGGGTCGTGCGAGGCAAAGACACCTGGCCGCCGCACTGCCACTGCGGGCTCAATCCGTATCTCGAGTTTTACGTGCGCGGGGAGCGAGCGGTTATGGCCTACTTCCAACTGCAGGCATGGTTGTCGCCGGAAACGTTGCAGTGGGTGCAGGATCAGTTCCGCATCGTCGCGCTGGAAGACATCCGCGGGTTTGGCGGCGTCTGCCAGCGCAATCCGACCGTCAAGCGGGCAGCCCCAGCTGGCGAATAACGTCTGCCGCAGTGTAGTTCGCCTCACCGGGCGGAATGAAACGAGCCAGCTCGGTGGCGTCGACTCCGGCGGTGATCAGGGCGGGTTCGGTGAAGTCTTCTGGTTGACGTTGGCCTAGGCCGATCGTGCCCAACAGCCCGTTGCACAGGCACAACCGGCCGACGGTGTCGGCCGGATCGCCGCCCTTGGCAATGTAGTCGTCGACGGGTTCGGCGGGGCAGCGGTAGCCCAGGGAGCCATCGGGGCGACGGTAGGCCACGCGCAGGTAGCCAAGGTCGCAGCGACGCGGGCGCTGCACGATTTGTTCGGGATCGGCGAGGGTTCCGGGCACATTCAGGACTTTAAATGGTAGACCAGTCGGGGAGACGCGGGCGGCGGTTTCGACCCGCAGTTGCCCGGATCGACTCAGCGCAATGACCTGCGTCTTCAACTCGGCCGTGACACCGGACTCGGTGCAAAAGGCAAAGGCGGTGCCGAGTTGCACTCCTTGGGCACCGGCGGCTCGGGCGGAGGCCAGTCGATCGGCGCTGGCAAAGGACCCGGCCAGCCAGAAGGGACGATCGATCGCGCGCAAGGCGGCGAGATCAACCTCGTCCCTGGGGCCGTAGACCGGAGCTTCGCTTGTGGTGGCGTTGGTCGGGGCGCCGCGGGGCGGCGCGTTGTGACCGCCGGCGGTCCAGCCTTCAACGACAAAGCCGTCCACCCGGCCGCTGGCCTTGCGGGCCAGCGAGGTGGCGAGCACATGGGAAGAAACGATGGCGAGGAAGCGCGGCCGGTGCAGTGGCGGTAGTCCCGGCACCCAATCTGACGGGTCCAAGCGCAGCTCGACCGGGGGGGCGTTCCGATCGGGGTTGTCGTCCTCCACGTAGAGTTCAAGCATGGCCGGTTCACCGCGCGCGAATCGATCGAGCACTCCGGGAATGGCGCGGGGAATGCCGGCCCCCATCAGCACGTAGTCAACCCCGGCGAGCATGGCGCCAAAGAGTGTGGGCAGGGAGGGGAGTTGAATTTTCTCCAACAGGTTGAGTCCCACCACGCCGTCGTGTCCTTCCTTGGCCAGGAAGACCTCCACAAAGGCCGCGAGCGCAGTAAGACCGGTCCAGAAACGGCCGGCATCGTGACGCGGCATGGGAGCGGCGGCGTAGGGCGTGGCGTCGGGCCGTCCCTCCGGGCACCAATAACGATGGAGCACCGTTTCGGCTTCCGCCCGCAGCGGGCAGGCGGCGAGGGCGCGGCGGATGTCGCCGGTGAGATCGCCAGCCTGAAGACGACGCACGAGCACGCTGGCCAAGGCCGTGCCGGATACGACGCCCAGTTGCCCGCAGCGCGAGACCGCGCGCGCCAGTTTCCAGTCGGAAACACCGATGCCCATGCCGCCCTGAATCAGGGTGGGCCAGGCGGAAGAGGGAGAGAGGAAGGAGGTGGAAACCACAGGGCAGCCTAACAGGCGGGGCCGGTGCGCGCCTTGATGAAGATCAAGGTTGCGCTTGATCGCTGTGCCCGGTGCCCGTCGTAACGTCAATGATCGGGAACCTTGATCCTCATCAAGGCGCGTCGGGGCCATAGAGGATTATCATTGAGGACAAGTCTCACTCTCATGGCTTACTACTACGGATTGTTTGTCACGGTTCACCTGCTCTGCGCGATCACCTTCGCGGGGGCGGTGTTTTTTGAGGTGCTGGTGATCGAACCGCTGGAGAAGAAGCTTCCGCCCGGATTGGGGGCGCAGCTCGCGGAGGCCATCCCGGGTCACGTGCGCAAGTTTATGCCGGTGATCGTGGGGCTGCTCTTCCTCACGGGAGGGGCCATGTATTGGATCCACTACTCAACGCGCCCGGACTTCTTTTCCAGCCGCTTTGGGATCCTGCTCACGATCAAGATGACCCTGGCTTTTGCGGTGCTCGGGGTGTTCGTGACGGCGATCCGCGCCTCCATCAAGGGCACCATGGACCTCTGCCGGTTTCGCTACACGCACCGCATCGTCGCCGGACTCATGCTGGCGATCGTGCTCCTGGCGAAGGGAATGTTTTATCTTTGAGCGGCGTATCCACGGTTTCACTTCAAATTCGGAAACTCCATGACTGATCCAACCTACCTCCACGTTCCCGATCTCCTGGGCTGCTTCGAGCATCAGCCCGATAGCATTGTCAGCCGCACGCTGCACCACGATGCACACAGCAAGGTCGTGCTGTTCGGCTTCGCGGCCGGCCAGGAACTGTCCGAACACACCGCGACCGTGCCGGCGGTGATGCACTTCGTGGCGGGTGAGGCCGAAGTCTCGCTCGGCACCGATCGGATGAGTGTCAAGGCCGGTTCCTGGATCCGCATGCCGGCAAAACTGCCCCACGCCATCGTGGCGAAGTCCCCGGTGACCATGCTGCTCACGCTGTTCAAGTCGGCCAGAGGGCCGGCGGATTGAGGTCGGGACCGGATACGGAGCGGCCTTCATTCAATAACAAAGTTGAATGAAGTCCATGGCTGGTCCCGGAATCAAACGTTTACTCTACGCGCAGTTCGCCCAGGTGGCTAAGACGCTGGCGAGTGCGCCGCGGCTGGAGCTGTTGGAGTTGCTGGCGCAGCGCGAGCGCAGCGTGGAGGAGTTGGTGGGGCTCACCGACCTGCCGGTGGCGAATGTCTCGCAGCACCTCCAGCACCTGCGGCGCAGCGGTCTGGTCGCCAACCGCCGCGACGGGAAACACATCCACTACCGTCTCGCCGATCCGGCGGTGGTGAACCTCTTGGGCACTTTGCAGGAACTCGCCGAACGCAACCACGTCGAGACGGCACGCACCATTGATCGCTATTTCAAAAAACGCGATGCGCTCGAGCCGGTGTCGCGGACGGAGCTGCTGCGGCGGAAGAAGGCCGGAGCGGTGTTCGTGATCGACGTGCGTCCGGTGGAAGAGTTTGCCGAGGGCCACATCCCCGGCGCGATGCATGTGCCGCTGGTCGAGCTGGAGCGCCGACTGGCTGAGTTTCCGCGCGACCAGGAGATCGTGGCCTACTGCCGCGGGCCGTATTGCGTGCTGGCCTTCGAGGCGGTGGCGCGACTACGCCGGCAGGGTTATCAGGCGCGGCGCCTGCAGGATGGTTTCCCCGAATGGAAACTGGCGCGTCTACCGGTCGCGACGACAGCGGTGGCGTGAAGGTGGCGGACTGATATTTATCCTATGCAACTCGGCATCATCCTTTCCCAAACCGATCCTGAGACCGTCTTCAACGGGCTACGTTTGGCCAACTTCAGTCGACAGCAGGGCGATTCCGTAAAGGTTTTCCTGCTCGGTCGGGGCGTGGAACTCGATCACATCAATGATCCCCGCTTCGATGCCCGTGCGCAGGCGACGGCCCTGCTGGCGGCGGGCGGAGAGATCCTCGCCTGCGGCACCTGCCTGAAGCTGCGGAACGCGGTGGGCTCCGAACTTTGCCCGGTCTCGACCATGCAGGATCTCTATACGCTCGTGCGCGACTCGGATCGGGTCGTCACGCTTTGATTTCAGGACCTCCTTCATGAAGCTACGCGAGAGCGGCATGCCGCCGCAGAACTATTGGGAAACGCTGTTGGATGTGCCGGGCATTCTTGACGCCTTCGGTTTCGGGCCGTCCACGGGCGATTTGGTCGAGCTGGGCTGCGGCTACGGCACCTTTACGTTGCCGTTGGCGCAGCGCGTCAGCGGCACCGTGTTTGCCTGTGACGTTGAACCGGAGATGGTGGCGCACACGGTGCAACGCGCCGCGGCGGCCGGCCTCGATAACGTGAGGGTCGACGTGCGCGACGTGATACTGGAGGGCTTCGGGCGTCCGGCGGAGTCGTGCGATGCGGCGCTGTTGTTCAACATCCTGCATGCGGAGGATTCGGTCGGCCTCCTCCGCGCGGCGGCCGCCGTGGTGCGGCCGGGTGGGCAGGTGGCGGTCATTCACTGGCGCAGCGACGTGGTCACGCCGCGAGGGCCCTCGCTGGAGATTCGACCGCGTCCCGAGCAGGTGGTGACGTGGGCGGCGGAGGCCGGCCTCGCGTCGGTGCGCGCGCCGTTCTTATTGCCGCCTTGGCACTACGGGGTCGCGCTCGGCAAGTAGGCGGACGGCGTCGCGCAAGGCCGGTTCGAGTCGGGCGGCGTCGGCGGGGGCGAAGTCGACATGTTTGCTCTTGGCGACGGCGAGGCGGCTGAGGTCCCAGTGCAGGGCAGGCGTGACGCCGTGGCGGGCGAGGGTATGTCGGCCGCACTGCAGGGGGCAGCCATCGATCATGACAATGGGGCGGCCCGTGGCGGCGGCGTCTTTCGCGGTGCGGACGAGGGGTTTGACATCGCCGCCGAGCCCGACGATGCAGGACATCTCGGCCACGCCGGCGCGATCGAGGCGCAGGGCGAGGTGGTTGGCGAGCTGCGCGGCGCTGGAGCAGCCCGAGCAGGAGTAGATGAGCGGCTTTTCCGCGTCAGCGATGGCGGGCGTGGTGGTGTGGGACATGAGGTTGCGTGTGGTTGGGCCGAGTGTGTCCGGGAAAACAAAAAACTCCGCGGACACGAGGTCGGCGGAGTTTGGGTTGAGAAAATCAGGCAACCGACTTTACCGCCGAGGATAGTCACGGGTTACGACTACAACGACGGTGTCGACGGCCGCCTGGAGGGCGGTCGGGGCGAGTCGGAGGCGGTGGGCGGGAGTGGTCATGAAGTGCAGGGAGCTTATATCGGCTCGTTTTTCATGTCCTTGATCTGGATCAAGGTGCGGGCGAATTCGACACGTTAGGGTGGAGTCCGTATGGATGAACCAATGTCAGAACCGAAGAAATCGCTTTATGAACGTATGGGCGGTCGACTGGGGGTGATGAACCTGTTGCGCCATTTTTATGCCGATGTGCGGCAGCATGCCGAGATCGGGCCGGTTTTCGGCGCGCATGTGCATGACTGGCCCACACACTTGGAGAAGATCGGCGATTTCTGGTCGGGGGTGACGGGCGGGCCGGCGCTTTACCGGGGACCGATGCCGTTCAAACACCTGCACCTGCAGCTAGGGGAGAGGCATTTTCAAGCCTGGCTCGGGCTGTGGCACCGGCATTGCCGGGCCTGGCTGCCGGCGGCCGAGGCGGAGGAGTTGATTGGTTATGCCGAGGGCATCGGCGGCACTTTGCGGCGGATCGTTGCCCTGCATGGCGACGGGGCGGGAAGCGTGGGCCGCTCATGAGTTCCGCGACTCCCTCGCCGACGGAGACGCTCGACGTGCGCCTGGTGCCGTGCGCGGGCAAGCACGAGTTGATTTTCCACCGCTGGTCCGAGCTGGCCGTGGGCGGGGACTTGGTGCTCATCAACGACCACCGTCCGGAGCCCCTGCGTCGGCAATTCGAGCAGATGCTGGGCGGGTGCTATGTATGGGAGGAGATCGAGTCACCGGCGGACGGGTTTGCCGTGAAGCTTACCCGTCTGCGGCCGGACCCGGTCGGGTTTGATCCGACGCGGATCGGGGGCTGCGGGCTGCTGGCTGGTGGGCGCTTGGCCGGGGGGCGCGGTGGGTTATCGGCCGGAGGCGACGAAGCGTTCGACGATTCGATCCTGGTGGTGCTGCAACGGGACTACCGGGAGCTGATGCCCACGGAGGCGCGCGAACGCGTGCTGCGGCTGGCGGCGAGGTTGCCGGCCGAGACGG
This portion of the Actomonas aquatica genome encodes:
- a CDS encoding CopD family copper resistance protein codes for the protein MAYYYGLFVTVHLLCAITFAGAVFFEVLVIEPLEKKLPPGLGAQLAEAIPGHVRKFMPVIVGLLFLTGGAMYWIHYSTRPDFFSSRFGILLTIKMTLAFAVLGVFVTAIRASIKGTMDLCRFRYTHRIVAGLMLAIVLLAKGMFYL
- a CDS encoding cupin domain-containing protein gives rise to the protein MTDPTYLHVPDLLGCFEHQPDSIVSRTLHHDAHSKVVLFGFAAGQELSEHTATVPAVMHFVAGEAEVSLGTDRMSVKAGSWIRMPAKLPHAIVAKSPVTMLLTLFKSARGPAD
- a CDS encoding ArsR/SmtB family transcription factor — protein: MAGPGIKRLLYAQFAQVAKTLASAPRLELLELLAQRERSVEELVGLTDLPVANVSQHLQHLRRSGLVANRRDGKHIHYRLADPAVVNLLGTLQELAERNHVETARTIDRYFKKRDALEPVSRTELLRRKKAGAVFVIDVRPVEEFAEGHIPGAMHVPLVELERRLAEFPRDQEIVAYCRGPYCVLAFEAVARLRRQGYQARRLQDGFPEWKLARLPVATTAVA
- a CDS encoding DsrE family protein, coding for MQLGIILSQTDPETVFNGLRLANFSRQQGDSVKVFLLGRGVELDHINDPRFDARAQATALLAAGGEILACGTCLKLRNAVGSELCPVSTMQDLYTLVRDSDRVVTL
- a CDS encoding class I SAM-dependent methyltransferase, translated to MKLRESGMPPQNYWETLLDVPGILDAFGFGPSTGDLVELGCGYGTFTLPLAQRVSGTVFACDVEPEMVAHTVQRAAAAGLDNVRVDVRDVILEGFGRPAESCDAALLFNILHAEDSVGLLRAAAAVVRPGGQVAVIHWRSDVVTPRGPSLEIRPRPEQVVTWAAEAGLASVRAPFLLPPWHYGVALGK
- a CDS encoding putative zinc-binding protein gives rise to the protein MSHTTTPAIADAEKPLIYSCSGCSSAAQLANHLALRLDRAGVAEMSCIVGLGGDVKPLVRTAKDAAATGRPIVMIDGCPLQCGRHTLARHGVTPALHWDLSRLAVAKSKHVDFAPADAARLEPALRDAVRLLAERDPVVPRRQ
- a CDS encoding truncated hemoglobin, with amino-acid sequence MSEPKKSLYERMGGRLGVMNLLRHFYADVRQHAEIGPVFGAHVHDWPTHLEKIGDFWSGVTGGPALYRGPMPFKHLHLQLGERHFQAWLGLWHRHCRAWLPAAEAEELIGYAEGIGGTLRRIVALHGDGAGSVGRS
- a CDS encoding DUF2249 domain-containing protein, with product MSSATPSPTETLDVRLVPCAGKHELIFHRWSELAVGGDLVLINDHRPEPLRRQFEQMLGGCYVWEEIESPADGFAVKLTRLRPDPVGFDPTRIGGCGLLAGGRLAGGRGGLSAGGDEAFDDSILVVLQRDYRELMPTEARERVLRLAARLPAETALWVDLNGPDPALDTALTELGCRIRGSALMGATPRWRYAIRQPEAAAAVMVADT